Proteins encoded together in one bacterium window:
- a CDS encoding sensor domain-containing diguanylate cyclase: protein MAKTRKPSSLERKPHGAPPAKHASAADRDGLFLQYYCLYRIAATLTEQMEVDRTAREVKRIVRESFPAQQFCLALLDPKQQELHIKSHFGFAREQAEAARFPLHRNNIFGLVMRRRRLVHLPNLNAAAAISYHPGHRHRKGAFLALPLLATAHRALGVLSLYRSTPESFTTREIELLQKIATQTGQVIEKIHVYHETRELSITDELTGAFNRRYFNQRYETEFMRASRYNRPLSVIMLDIDHFKKFNDAHGHLLGDKVLKMVAHVLEESLRKADILARYGGEEFVIVLPEINKEKGRKVAEKLRRAIERTLFPKAETQPLGQITISLGLASFPEDTEQGNVLLALADEALYQAKFLGRNQVSVTSGQAAKLRASKSAVGSFAAPQ from the coding sequence ATGGCCAAAACCCGAAAACCCTCTTCTCTTGAGCGCAAACCGCACGGCGCGCCGCCGGCCAAGCATGCGTCGGCCGCCGACCGCGATGGCCTCTTTCTGCAATACTATTGCCTGTATCGCATTGCTGCCACGCTCACCGAACAAATGGAGGTGGACCGCACCGCCCGCGAAGTCAAGCGCATCGTGCGGGAATCGTTCCCGGCGCAGCAATTCTGCCTGGCCCTGCTCGATCCCAAACAGCAGGAACTCCACATCAAGAGCCATTTTGGCTTCGCCCGCGAGCAGGCGGAGGCGGCGCGCTTTCCTCTGCACCGCAACAACATCTTCGGCCTGGTCATGCGGCGGCGCCGTTTGGTGCATCTGCCCAATCTCAATGCGGCCGCGGCGATCAGCTACCACCCCGGACACCGCCACCGCAAGGGCGCGTTTCTTGCGCTGCCGTTGCTCGCCACCGCCCACCGTGCCCTGGGCGTGCTCAGTCTTTATCGCAGCACCCCGGAGAGTTTCACCACTCGCGAAATCGAATTGCTGCAAAAAATCGCCACCCAAACCGGGCAGGTGATCGAGAAGATCCACGTCTACCATGAAACGCGCGAGCTATCCATTACCGATGAACTCACCGGCGCATTCAACCGGCGCTATTTCAACCAGCGCTATGAAACCGAATTCATGCGCGCCTCGCGCTACAACCGGCCGCTGTCGGTAATCATGCTGGACATCGACCATTTCAAAAAATTCAATGACGCGCACGGCCATCTCCTGGGCGACAAGGTTTTGAAAATGGTCGCCCATGTGCTCGAAGAAAGCCTGCGCAAGGCCGATATTCTCGCGCGCTATGGCGGCGAAGAATTCGTGATCGTGCTGCCGGAAATCAACAAGGAAAAAGGCCGCAAGGTCGCCGAGAAATTGCGCCGCGCCATCGAGCGCACTCTGTTTCCCAAGGCCGAAACCCAGCCGCTCGGCCAGATTACCATCTCACTCGGGCTGGCCTCGTTTCCCGAGGATACCGAACAGGGCAACGTCTTGCTCGCCCTGGCCGATGAAGCGTTGTATCAAGCCAAGTTTCTCGGCCGCAATCAAGTGAGCGTCACCTCCGGGCAAGCCGCGAAACTGCGCGCCAGCAAATCCGCTGTGGGTTCGTTCGCCGCCCCGCAATGA
- the lgt gene encoding prolipoprotein diacylglyceryl transferase, with protein MDRYFVHDFSPYLWQFKVGPLSGISWYGLMYVFGFVAGYLLLARLRRRGFLPLPGDEHLQELLTYCILGVLIGGRLGHVLFYSPGYYLLHPAEIFALWRGGMASHGGIAGLLVALVLFSRKHKIPLLALCDSAAMAATPGLFFGRLGNFINGEMPGKVTEVPWAVIFARNAEAGMLPRHPVQIYQALTEGLVLFVLLWFLLPTHRFKRGFHTAIFLIGYSVLRIGTEFFRETSPELAAAIGGGITQGQVLSAVMLICGAVVLWYTQKKLPQNTIPAWQELPKRS; from the coding sequence TTGGACAGATACTTCGTACACGATTTCAGCCCCTATCTCTGGCAATTCAAAGTGGGGCCACTGTCCGGCATCTCGTGGTACGGCTTGATGTACGTCTTCGGCTTCGTTGCCGGCTACTTGCTGCTCGCGCGCTTGCGCCGCCGCGGCTTTCTGCCGCTGCCGGGCGATGAACACCTGCAGGAGTTGCTCACCTATTGCATTCTCGGCGTGCTGATCGGCGGACGGCTGGGGCATGTGCTGTTCTACAGCCCGGGTTACTATCTCCTCCATCCGGCCGAAATTTTCGCGCTCTGGCGCGGCGGCATGGCGAGCCACGGCGGCATCGCCGGCCTGCTGGTGGCGCTGGTGCTCTTCAGCCGCAAGCACAAAATCCCCTTGCTCGCCCTCTGTGACAGCGCGGCCATGGCCGCCACGCCGGGATTGTTCTTCGGCCGGCTGGGCAATTTCATCAACGGTGAAATGCCGGGCAAGGTGACCGAGGTGCCGTGGGCGGTGATCTTCGCGCGCAATGCCGAAGCCGGCATGCTGCCGCGTCACCCGGTGCAAATTTATCAAGCGCTCACCGAAGGACTGGTGCTGTTCGTTCTCTTGTGGTTCCTGCTGCCGACGCACCGGTTCAAACGCGGCTTTCACACGGCCATCTTTCTGATTGGCTATTCGGTTCTACGTATCGGCACCGAGTTCTTTCGGGAAACCTCGCCGGAGCTGGCTGCGGCGATTGGCGGTGGGATAACGCAGGGCCAAGTACTCTCCGCCGTGATGCTCATCTGCGGAGCAGTCGTGCTGTGGTACACGCAGAAAAAACTGCCGCAGAATACCATCCCGGCGTGGCAGGAACTGCCCAAACGCAGTTGA
- a CDS encoding Trm112 family protein, whose protein sequence is MDQELINILCCPQSKVPVELLSSEDLARLNRAIAAGKVKQVDGAVVKKPISEALITRDRKTIYRVDDGIPVMLIEQGIPAAQLEATLKTA, encoded by the coding sequence ATGGATCAGGAACTCATCAACATTCTTTGTTGCCCGCAGTCAAAAGTGCCGGTGGAACTGTTGTCCAGTGAGGATCTCGCGCGGCTGAATCGCGCCATCGCTGCCGGCAAGGTCAAACAAGTCGACGGCGCCGTGGTCAAGAAGCCCATCAGCGAAGCGCTGATCACGCGCGATCGCAAGACCATCTATCGGGTGGATGACGGCATCCCGGTGATGTTGATCGAGCAAGGAATTCCCGCGGCGCAACTCGAGGCCACCTTGAAAACGGCTTGA
- a CDS encoding MerC domain-containing protein produces MTAKSISHYLDSIGTLASTACAVHCLLTPLVIGLLPLLGIGFLAADWFEDTAVIAAISLGVISMIHGYHHHRRFRVVGILIAGIILLVTGRWIAADISQVAETSLVVAGGLAVASAHWVNRRLCQTCTACHHAS; encoded by the coding sequence ATGACTGCGAAAAGCATCTCACATTATCTCGATTCCATCGGCACGTTGGCCTCGACGGCGTGCGCTGTACATTGCCTGCTGACGCCGCTGGTCATTGGCCTGCTGCCGCTGTTGGGAATCGGTTTTCTCGCTGCCGACTGGTTCGAAGACACCGCGGTGATCGCTGCCATTTCACTGGGCGTAATCTCGATGATTCACGGCTACCACCATCACCGCCGCTTTCGCGTGGTGGGGATTCTCATCGCGGGCATCATTTTGCTGGTGACCGGCCGCTGGATCGCCGCTGACATCTCGCAAGTTGCCGAAACGAGTCTGGTCGTGGCGGGCGGCCTGGCGGTGGCGAGCGCGCATTGGGTAAATCGGCGTTTGTGCCAAACCTGCACGGCCTGCCACCACGCCTCGTGA
- a CDS encoding L,D-transpeptidase family protein codes for MNYSQHCRRQPPLSASGLWLSLCLLAGTNAVAKPPDFAPIPAACRQMILVLTPSFSAAQGTLHKFQRRDSTAAWERVEHTIPVILGRAGLGWGRGLHAEQPADQPHKQEGDGRSPAGVFRLGTAFGFPPKAALPPLRVPYQQITATLECVDDPASQHYNTLADRAQVSADWRSSEKMIRVKVDYHLGVFVEHNTAPAEPGRGSCIFLHIWGKVVEPTSGCTAMEDKEMEKIIKWLEGASEPVLVQLPAEAYTRLQAAWRLPAVE; via the coding sequence ATGAACTATTCTCAACACTGCCGGCGGCAACCGCCTCTCAGCGCGAGCGGACTCTGGTTGAGTCTGTGCCTGCTTGCCGGCACGAATGCCGTCGCCAAGCCGCCCGACTTTGCGCCGATCCCCGCAGCCTGCCGGCAAATGATACTCGTCCTCACTCCCTCCTTTTCGGCAGCGCAGGGAACGCTGCACAAGTTTCAGCGCCGTGATTCGACTGCGGCTTGGGAACGCGTCGAGCACACGATTCCGGTTATCCTTGGCCGCGCAGGATTGGGTTGGGGCAGAGGTTTGCATGCGGAGCAGCCGGCAGATCAGCCGCACAAACAGGAGGGCGATGGCCGCAGTCCGGCGGGAGTGTTCCGGCTCGGCACCGCCTTTGGCTTTCCTCCGAAAGCAGCATTGCCGCCGCTGCGCGTGCCTTATCAACAAATCACGGCAACGCTGGAATGCGTCGATGATCCCGCTTCGCAACATTACAACACCCTTGCCGACCGCGCGCAGGTGAGCGCGGATTGGCGTTCTTCCGAGAAGATGATTCGGGTCAAGGTCGATTATCACCTCGGCGTTTTTGTGGAACACAACACCGCGCCGGCAGAGCCGGGCAGAGGTTCCTGCATCTTTCTGCATATCTGGGGCAAAGTCGTGGAGCCGACCTCCGGCTGCACGGCAATGGAGGACAAGGAGATGGAAAAAATCATCAAATGGCTCGAGGGCGCCAGTGAGCCAGTGCTGGTGCAACTGCCGGCCGAGGCCTACACCCGGTTGCAAGCCGCGTGGCGCCTGCCCGCAGTTGAGTGA
- the carB gene encoding carbamoyl-phosphate synthase (glutamine-hydrolyzing) large subunit: MPPRPRKVIILGSAALKIGEAGEFDYSGSQAIKALKQEGIQTILINPNIATIQTSEHLAERVYFLPVNPYFVEQVIARERPDGILLGFGGQTALNCGLSLARSQVFEKYNVRVLGTPIATINDTEDRHLFAERLREIDVKVPRSVAVGSRPEALRVAAEIGYPVMIRIAFALGGLGSGLCTNPEEVAELAEKALSYTDQILVEEYLKGWKEIEYEVVRDSFDNCITVCNMENFDPMGIHTGESIVVAPSQTLSNAEYHKLREIAIRTIRHLGIVGECNIQYALDPASEDYRVIEVNARLSRSSALASKATGYPLAFVAAKLALGYSLVDLKNSITQTTMACFEPALDYVVVKIPRWDLKKFRKVSKRIGSGMKSVGEVMAIGRCFEEALQKALRMLDIGVHGLIGNDHLTFGNLDSELSNPTDERVFAIPLALAQGYSIDRVHELTHIDKWFLYKIKNILAVAEHLRIYAGGICPRGVLETAKKTGFSDVQIAKILETGEDEVRSMRKNYGLAPFLKQIDTLAAEYPAQTNFLYLTYNGSSSDVAASGKQAVMVLGSGVYRIGSSVEFDWCCVNAVMTLKQLGYRTLMINYNPETVSTDYDECDRLYFDELSFETICEIYEKEQPLGVIIAMGGQTPNNLALKFQQAGINVLGTSPQQIDMAEDRHKFSQLLDALAIDQPEWRELNSLAEARAFAGRVQYPVVVRPSYVLSGSAMAVASTDGELEKFLSKATTVSSEHPIVLSKYIENAKEIEIDAVAANGELIVYAISEHIENAGVHSGDATLVLPPQFTYIETIRRIRTIARKIAAALKITGPFNIQFVARANEVKVIECNLRASRSFPFVSKVYRLNFIDLATRAIMGERIDRIDKSFLDLEYVGVKAPQFSFTRLSGADPTLGVEMSSTGEVGCLGDDFEEAFLKAMLSVGNRLPVRTVLLSTGPIEQKAEFVPAARALQEHGIKLYATAGTADFMRRAGVETETLHWPLDKASPNVLEYLAGRKIDLVINIPKNFQEEELTNDYIIRRKAVDFAIPLITEVQLAKRFAQALVHKQLSDLQIKSWEEYGK; the protein is encoded by the coding sequence ATGCCACCACGTCCCCGCAAAGTCATCATCCTGGGCAGCGCCGCCTTGAAGATCGGCGAGGCCGGTGAATTCGATTACTCCGGCAGCCAGGCGATCAAAGCGCTGAAACAGGAAGGCATTCAAACCATCCTGATCAATCCCAACATCGCCACGATTCAAACCTCCGAGCATCTCGCCGAGCGCGTCTACTTCCTGCCGGTCAATCCCTATTTCGTCGAACAGGTCATTGCCCGGGAGCGGCCGGACGGCATCCTGCTCGGCTTCGGCGGACAAACGGCGCTCAATTGCGGCCTGTCGCTGGCCCGCAGCCAAGTCTTCGAAAAGTACAACGTGCGCGTGTTGGGCACGCCGATCGCCACCATCAACGACACGGAAGACCGGCACTTGTTCGCCGAGCGGCTGCGTGAAATCGACGTGAAAGTGCCGCGCAGCGTGGCGGTCGGCTCGCGGCCGGAAGCGCTGCGGGTGGCCGCCGAGATCGGTTATCCCGTCATGATCCGCATTGCTTTCGCGCTCGGCGGGCTGGGTTCGGGTTTGTGCACCAACCCGGAGGAAGTGGCGGAACTGGCGGAGAAGGCACTGAGCTACACCGATCAGATTCTCGTGGAAGAGTATCTCAAGGGCTGGAAGGAGATCGAATACGAGGTCGTGCGCGACAGTTTTGACAACTGCATCACGGTGTGCAACATGGAAAACTTCGATCCCATGGGAATTCACACCGGAGAGAGCATCGTGGTCGCGCCCAGCCAGACCCTCAGCAACGCCGAATATCACAAACTGCGTGAAATCGCGATCCGCACCATTCGCCATCTCGGCATCGTCGGCGAGTGCAACATTCAATACGCGCTCGATCCGGCCTCCGAGGATTACCGCGTGATCGAAGTCAACGCGCGGCTGTCGCGCAGCTCGGCGCTGGCCTCGAAAGCCACCGGCTATCCGCTCGCGTTCGTGGCCGCGAAGCTCGCTTTGGGCTACAGCCTGGTCGATCTCAAAAACTCCATCACCCAAACCACCATGGCCTGCTTCGAGCCGGCGCTCGACTACGTGGTGGTCAAGATTCCCCGCTGGGATTTGAAGAAGTTCCGCAAAGTCTCGAAGCGCATCGGCTCGGGCATGAAGTCCGTCGGCGAAGTGATGGCCATCGGCCGCTGCTTCGAAGAGGCGCTGCAAAAAGCGCTGCGCATGCTCGACATCGGCGTGCACGGCCTGATCGGCAACGATCATTTGACGTTCGGCAATCTGGATAGCGAACTGAGCAACCCCACTGACGAACGGGTGTTCGCCATCCCACTGGCGCTGGCGCAGGGTTACAGCATCGACCGCGTGCACGAGCTGACCCACATCGACAAGTGGTTTCTCTACAAGATCAAAAACATTCTGGCGGTGGCCGAGCACCTGCGCATCTATGCCGGCGGCATTTGCCCGCGCGGTGTGCTGGAAACGGCCAAAAAAACCGGCTTCTCCGATGTGCAGATCGCCAAAATTCTCGAGACCGGCGAAGACGAAGTGCGCAGCATGCGCAAGAACTACGGCCTCGCGCCCTTCCTCAAGCAGATCGACACGCTGGCCGCGGAGTATCCGGCGCAGACCAACTTTCTCTATCTCACCTACAACGGCAGCAGCAGCGACGTGGCCGCCAGCGGCAAGCAAGCGGTGATGGTGCTGGGCTCGGGAGTATACCGCATCGGCAGCTCGGTGGAGTTCGACTGGTGCTGCGTCAATGCGGTGATGACGCTGAAACAGCTCGGCTATCGCACCCTCATGATCAACTACAACCCCGAAACGGTGAGCACCGATTACGACGAGTGCGACCGGCTTTATTTCGACGAGCTGAGCTTCGAGACCATTTGTGAAATCTATGAGAAAGAGCAGCCGCTCGGCGTCATCATTGCGATGGGCGGCCAAACGCCCAACAATCTCGCGCTCAAGTTTCAGCAGGCCGGAATCAACGTGCTCGGCACTTCGCCGCAGCAGATCGACATGGCGGAGGACCGGCACAAGTTTTCGCAATTGCTCGACGCGCTCGCCATCGACCAGCCCGAGTGGCGCGAGTTGAACTCGCTGGCCGAGGCGCGCGCCTTTGCCGGCCGGGTGCAATACCCGGTGGTGGTGCGACCCTCCTACGTGCTGAGCGGCTCGGCGATGGCGGTGGCCTCGACCGACGGCGAGCTGGAAAAATTTCTCAGCAAAGCCACGACCGTTTCGAGCGAGCATCCCATCGTGTTGAGCAAGTACATCGAGAACGCCAAGGAGATTGAGATCGACGCAGTGGCCGCCAACGGCGAGTTGATCGTTTACGCCATTTCGGAGCACATCGAGAATGCCGGTGTGCACTCCGGCGATGCCACGCTGGTGCTGCCGCCGCAATTCACTTACATCGAGACCATCCGCCGGATTCGCACGATCGCGCGCAAGATCGCCGCGGCCCTGAAGATCACCGGGCCGTTCAACATCCAATTCGTCGCGCGCGCCAACGAGGTCAAGGTCATCGAGTGTAACCTGCGCGCTTCGCGCAGCTTTCCGTTCGTCTCGAAAGTCTATCGCCTGAACTTCATCGACCTTGCCACGCGCGCGATCATGGGCGAACGCATCGACAGGATCGACAAATCGTTTTTGGACCTGGAATACGTGGGCGTGAAAGCGCCGCAGTTTTCCTTCACGCGGCTCTCGGGCGCGGATCCCACCTTGGGCGTGGAGATGAGTTCGACCGGCGAGGTCGGCTGCCTGGGCGACGACTTCGAAGAGGCGTTCTTGAAGGCGATGCTCTCGGTCGGCAATCGCCTGCCGGTGCGCACCGTGCTGCTCTCCACCGGCCCGATCGAGCAAAAGGCCGAGTTCGTGCCCGCGGCGCGCGCGCTGCAGGAACACGGCATCAAGCTCTACGCCACCGCCGGCACCGCGGATTTCATGCGCCGCGCCGGTGTGGAAACCGAAACGCTGCACTGGCCGCTGGACAAGGCAAGCCCCAACGTGCTGGAGTATCTCGCCGGCCGCAAAATCGATCTCGTCATCAACATCCCCAAAAACTTCCAGGAAGAAGAATTGACCAACGATTACATCATCCGCCGCAAAGCGGTCGATTTTGCGATTCCGTTGATCACCGAGGTGCAACTGGCGAAACGTTTCGCCCAGGCCCTGGTACACAAACAGCTCAGCGATCTGCAAATCAAGAGTTGGGAAGAATACGGCAAGTGA
- a CDS encoding AAA family ATPase has protein sequence MIERIKIAGYKSLDGVEITLNPLTVLFGPNGSGKSNFLDALQLLSNLVRVRTLKEAFESPYRGTPLESFAFGREGLRGLLQRDSAQFTFEVDVRLSNHVIQTIEKQIRELRRSHQEGGTESSDNGRAGDRRNEQAPDESTGQYTKLIKETRLRYRITIEILPKSGILQVADEYVAALSRDGTPSKKRRPFLERMQSRLHLRMERQSHLVYYDRFLDHTIVSQPLYAPHYPHLAALKQELLGWHFYYFEPRERMRSPNPVMATRHIGLMGENLAAFLNTLQALDKRKFQAIEKSLRTIVPTANGIVVTVNDLGQVELRVREGDAEIPARLLSEGTLRILGLLALFGAQEPPSLIGFEEPENGVHPRRIKLIAELWKNHAAPADTQVIITTHSPLLADLINDDCLYVCRRSAGRTSIEPFTTFGPLGRPAAIADALDEQEKLPVSERILRGDFDA, from the coding sequence ATGATCGAACGCATCAAAATTGCCGGTTACAAATCACTGGATGGTGTGGAGATTACGCTCAACCCCCTGACCGTGCTGTTTGGCCCGAATGGCTCCGGCAAAAGCAACTTTCTCGATGCCCTGCAACTGCTCTCCAATCTGGTGCGTGTCCGCACGCTGAAGGAAGCGTTCGAGTCGCCCTATCGTGGCACGCCGCTGGAGTCCTTTGCCTTCGGCCGGGAGGGGCTGCGCGGGCTGTTGCAGCGCGACAGCGCGCAGTTCACCTTCGAAGTCGATGTGCGCCTCTCGAATCATGTCATTCAAACGATCGAGAAACAGATTCGCGAGTTGCGCCGAAGCCACCAGGAAGGCGGGACGGAGTCGTCGGATAATGGCCGCGCTGGTGACCGTAGGAATGAACAGGCGCCGGATGAAAGCACCGGTCAGTATACAAAATTGATCAAAGAAACCCGGCTGCGCTATCGCATCACCATTGAAATCCTGCCGAAATCAGGAATCCTGCAAGTGGCGGATGAATATGTCGCGGCTCTTTCAAGAGACGGCACTCCCTCAAAAAAGCGCAGACCATTTCTGGAGCGCATGCAGTCACGCCTGCATTTGCGCATGGAGAGGCAATCGCATCTGGTTTATTATGATCGCTTTCTCGACCACACCATCGTTTCCCAGCCGCTCTATGCACCGCATTATCCGCATCTGGCGGCTTTGAAGCAGGAATTGCTGGGCTGGCATTTCTATTATTTCGAACCGCGCGAGCGCATGCGCAGCCCCAACCCGGTGATGGCGACCAGGCACATCGGTTTGATGGGAGAGAATCTCGCGGCGTTTCTCAATACCCTGCAGGCGCTCGATAAACGGAAATTTCAGGCCATTGAAAAGTCCCTGCGCACGATCGTTCCCACGGCCAACGGCATCGTCGTCACGGTGAATGATCTGGGGCAGGTGGAACTGCGGGTGAGAGAAGGCGACGCCGAGATTCCTGCCCGGCTGCTCTCGGAAGGAACCTTGCGAATTCTCGGGTTGCTGGCGCTCTTCGGTGCCCAGGAGCCGCCGTCACTGATCGGCTTCGAAGAGCCGGAGAATGGTGTGCATCCCCGGCGTATCAAGTTGATCGCGGAGTTGTGGAAGAACCACGCGGCGCCGGCAGACACGCAGGTGATCATTACCACGCATTCGCCGCTGCTGGCGGACCTGATTAACGATGATTGCCTGTACGTGTGCCGGCGCTCTGCCGGACGCACCAGTATCGAACCTTTCACTACTTTCGGCCCGCTCGGCCGGCCTGCCGCCATCGCCGATGCCCTGGATGAGCAGGAGAAATTGCCGGTCTCGGAGCGCATTTTGCGGGGTGATTTTGATGCCTAG
- a CDS encoding M20 family metallopeptidase, which produces MKDALPELILKHLPDLIRARRHLHQHPELSWEERETSRFIRQWLEASGIELRLAKDFYATIGIIRGRQPGPVVGLRADIDALPIPEKSEVPHRSQNPGVMHACGHDGHTATLLGAARVLAQLREQLPGTVVCVFQPAEENGGGGRKLLASGLLDDLGIQAFFGLHAWPYLPAGTIGIRYGEMMAAIDDFKIVVHGKSGHAAHPLAAIDPVWISAQIITAVQSLVTRERHGADPVVISIATIHGGTADNVIPAQVEMTGTMRTLKPETRERMNRRLVELVQGVAQTFGGAAEVELEPGYPSLINDERMVRLVARVAADLLGAQNVIPLAEPSMGGEDFAYYLQKYSGAFFRLGVGPRPALHADTFDFNDDALALGVNMMAAVAIDFLNGSAAATS; this is translated from the coding sequence ATGAAAGACGCCCTTCCAGAACTCATACTCAAACACCTTCCCGACCTCATCCGCGCCCGCCGGCACCTGCACCAGCACCCCGAGTTGAGCTGGGAGGAACGCGAAACCAGCCGCTTCATTCGCCAGTGGCTGGAGGCGTCCGGCATAGAACTGCGCCTGGCGAAGGATTTCTACGCCACCATCGGCATCATCCGCGGCCGGCAACCCGGCCCCGTGGTCGGCTTGCGCGCGGACATTGACGCGCTGCCGATCCCGGAAAAAAGCGAGGTCCCCCACCGCTCCCAAAACCCCGGCGTGATGCATGCCTGCGGCCACGACGGCCATACCGCCACTTTGCTGGGCGCGGCCCGCGTGCTGGCGCAACTGCGCGAGCAGCTTCCCGGCACGGTGGTGTGTGTGTTTCAACCCGCGGAGGAGAACGGCGGCGGCGGCCGCAAATTGCTTGCTTCCGGCTTGCTCGACGATCTCGGCATTCAAGCCTTCTTCGGCCTGCACGCCTGGCCTTATCTGCCGGCCGGCACCATCGGCATACGCTACGGCGAAATGATGGCCGCCATCGATGACTTCAAGATCGTGGTGCACGGCAAATCCGGGCATGCCGCACATCCGCTGGCGGCCATCGATCCGGTATGGATTTCGGCGCAGATCATCACCGCGGTACAAAGCCTGGTCACGCGCGAGCGCCACGGCGCCGATCCCGTGGTCATCAGCATCGCCACGATTCACGGCGGCACGGCCGACAACGTTATCCCGGCGCAGGTCGAGATGACCGGCACCATGCGCACGCTCAAACCCGAAACGCGCGAGCGCATGAATCGCCGCCTGGTCGAACTCGTGCAAGGCGTTGCCCAAACGTTCGGCGGCGCCGCGGAAGTGGAACTCGAACCGGGTTATCCTTCCTTGATCAACGATGAACGCATGGTGCGCCTGGTCGCGCGCGTCGCGGCGGATTTACTCGGCGCACAAAACGTGATTCCTCTGGCGGAACCGAGCATGGGCGGCGAGGATTTCGCCTACTACTTGCAGAAGTATTCCGGCGCCTTCTTTCGTCTGGGTGTGGGACCGCGGCCGGCGTTGCATGCGGACACGTTTGATTTCAACGATGACGCGCTTGCTCTTGGCGTCAACATGATGGCGGCGGTCGCGATTGATTTTCTCAATGGCAGCGCCGCGGCAACTTCCTGA